The segment ATGGCTTGCCGCAGTTTTGAGCGCAGCTTCGCAGTCTATCAAAGATTAATGCTCGAATTTCCAAATTCGAAATTAGAGATCAGCCCTGTTGATGTATCCGATCTTAGCAACGTCGATGCCTTCTGCGACTGGCTAAGCTCGAAGACTGACCGAATTGATGGCCTCGTCCACAATGCCGGTGTATTACTCGATGAATATCAAGAGACAACCATGGGCCACGAGGTTACATTTGCAACCCACGTGCTAGGTCCATTCTTTATGACCCTTAAGCTGAAGAACTTACTCAGTGCCGGCGATGCGGGACGGGTCATCTTTGTATCTTCCGGTGGTATGTACACCCAACGCCTTCAAATATCGCAGCTGATAAAACCATCGAGACCTTTCGACGGCGTTCGGGCTTATGCCCAGGCCAAACGCGCTCAAGTTGAGCTTACCAGCCTGATGGCAAAATATTTTTCGGCCAGTGGAGTGAAGGTAAACGCCATGCATCCCGGTTGGGCGGATACACCTGGAGTCGAAAGCGCCCTACCGGTGTTCTACAAGACGCTTAAAAACATTCTTCGCACACCCGAAGAAGGTGCCGATACGATTGCTTGGTTATGTGCCAGTCCTGAGGCCAAAAAATTTACCGGTCAACTCTTTCTCGACCGGCAGCCAAGAACCACCCATGTGTTCCCTTGGACGAGAACCAGCGATTCTAAACGTGTTCAATTATGGGATGCTCTCTTAGAGCTTATCCCTTCCTACGCTTAAACATTCATTATCAACGATAAGGCTTGTGGCCTGGCTAGTTATGTTTCTATGGGATTGCAGTTGTAGTCTTTTGGGGAAAGCTGCGTTTGAACTGGCATATGCTCGAGGGCCCCGGGAAAGGGGGGTTCCGTATGGGGCCCAAGAGCAGGAAAAGGGTGGGTAAGTCGTATTAGTATTGCTCTCGAAACTGACCAGCAGCTCCTTGGCTTTCTACAAAGTTAGCAATCTTCTCTTTGATACGGGTCTCAATCTGTCGAACACGCTCTTTGGAGATTTGGAATTTCTCAGCAAGCTCCCGAAGCGGCGCCTTATCTTCACCAAGCAAACGCGAGTTGAGGATTTCTTTCTCACGGTCGTTCAGCTGAGCGGCAGCGTGACTCACAAGACTTTCGGCCTTAATTTGAGTTTGTTTACTAGCGAGCAGAGATTCAACACCTGGTGCTTCGTCAGAGATGAACATAGCCCGGGTCATGGTTGAGTCGTGTCGAACCGGTAAGTCTAAAGAGCTGTCTCGGCGAGAAACACGCTGGCTCAATGTAACTACCTCTGATGTAGAAGCACCGACTTTTTCGGCGAGTTCTTCAAATCGTTCGTATTTCTCTTCGACGCCCAAGTTGTCTTGGCCACTCAGAGTCTTGACCCGGTAGAACAATCGCCGTTCAGCAGCGGTCGTACCAATTTTGACCATAGACCAATTGCGCATGATATATTCTTGGATGGCTGAACGAATCCAGAACACCGCGTAACTAATGAGCCTGCAGCCTTTGCCTGGGTCGTACTTATTTACAGCCTGAAGAAGCCCGATGTTGCCTTCCTGAACCAGGTCACCAATCGGAATCTTGTATCCGCGGTACTCATGAGCGATTTTCACGACAAATCGTAAGTTGGCGGAAACCAGATCGCCACGGGCTTTCTCGTTACCTGCGGCTGCCTCAGCCACGAGGTCGGCCTCTTCCTCGCGGGTAAGCACGTTCTTGGTGCGTGCTTGCTTCATATAGATGTCCATCATGTCGACAGGGGCCGCGGCCACTTTGCTTGATGCTTTTGTCTTCGTAGCTGACTTTTTCATTTCCGTAACTCCTAAGCCCATGGACTTCGTCTTTCGGGTCAAAACGTTCAAAACGTCCACCCCTTAAACATACCTGAAAGTAAAAAAAGCACAATAGAAAAAACGTTCAAAACGTTCATTGCGCAAAAAAATGATCATGCCCTGTGACAAACGGCCGTTAATACTTGAATTTATTGGGGAAGAATACATAATAATAGATACATGGGAATCGACCAAAATACGCCAGCACCCAATGCTGAATCGTTCAAAACGGGCACAGGAGTTCTGCTTTCCCCCAAGAAAGCGGCCAAAGTGCTTGGAGTGAGTGAGTCTTCGGTTAAGCGGTGGTGTGATGCCGGCCACCTACAGGTTGTCAAAACCAGCGGTGGGCACCGAAGAATCAGTGTTCAAACGTTGATGACGTTTGCCCGTAGTAAAGGCCACGCTCTTCAGAACCCGCAGCTCATAGACATGCCTGCACTGCGGCCCAATGTTACGGCTGACAAACAAGAGACCTTATTGCCGAGGCT is part of the Deltaproteobacteria bacterium genome and harbors:
- a CDS encoding RNA polymerase factor sigma-32; this encodes MKKSATKTKASSKVAAAPVDMMDIYMKQARTKNVLTREEEADLVAEAAAGNEKARGDLVSANLRFVVKIAHEYRGYKIPIGDLVQEGNIGLLQAVNKYDPGKGCRLISYAVFWIRSAIQEYIMRNWSMVKIGTTAAERRLFYRVKTLSGQDNLGVEEKYERFEELAEKVGASTSEVVTLSQRVSRRDSSLDLPVRHDSTMTRAMFISDEAPGVESLLASKQTQIKAESLVSHAAAQLNDREKEILNSRLLGEDKAPLRELAEKFQISKERVRQIETRIKEKIANFVESQGAAGQFREQY
- a CDS encoding SDR family oxidoreductase; translated protein: MLEFPNSKLEISPVDVSDLSNVDAFCDWLSSKTDRIDGLVHNAGVLLDEYQETTMGHEVTFATHVLGPFFMTLKLKNLLSAGDAGRVIFVSSGGMYTQRLQISQLIKPSRPFDGVRAYAQAKRAQVELTSLMAKYFSASGVKVNAMHPGWADTPGVESALPVFYKTLKNILRTPEEGADTIAWLCASPEAKKFTGQLFLDRQPRTTHVFPWTRTSDSKRVQLWDALLELIPSYA